Below is a window of Halolamina sp. CBA1230 DNA.
TCGTTGACGCGGAAGGTGAACTCCTCCTGGCCGGCGCGCACGCCGTCGCCCACGTCGTCGACGATCTGGACGTTGTCGCCCTGTTCGATGCGCTCGTAGTCGTCCTCGTCGATCGTCAGCGGGACGAGGCCGAAGTTGAACAGGTTCGCCTTGTGGATGCGGGCGAAGCTCTGGGCCAGCACGCCCTCGACGCCGAGGTACATCGGACAGAGCGCCGCGTGCTCGCGCGAGGAGCCCTGCCCGTAGTTCTCGCCGGCGACGAGGAAGCCGCCGTCGGCGTCCAGCGCGCGCTGGGCGAAGCTCTCGTCCACGCGGGAGAGCGTGAACTCCGAGAGCTTCGGCACGTTGGAGCGGAACTTCAGGATGTCCGACGTGGCCGGGATGATGTGGTCGGTCGTGATGTTGTCGCCCATCCGGAGCAGCACCTCACCCTCGAGGTTGGACTCCAGGGCGTCCTTCAGCGGCACGTCGCCGATGTTGGGGCCCTTGACGAGCTCGTCGTCGACGGCCTCGTCGGGGGAGATCAGGTCGGCGTCGTCGCGGTCGTAGCCGCGACCGAGTTCGAAGCCGGGGTCCTCCAGGTCGCCGAGCTCGTCGGCCAGATCGCGCGGGTCGACGATCTCGCCTTTGATCGCCGCGGCGGTCGCGACCTCGGGCGAGCAGAGGTACACCGAGTCGTCCTCGATCCCGGAGCGACCCTCGAAGTTGCGGTTGAACGTCCGGAGCGAGACGGTGTCGCTGCCGGGGACGTGACCGATCCCGATACAGGCGCCACAGGTCGCCTCGGAGAAGTTCACGCCGGCGGCCATCAGCTCGGCCGTCCAGCCCTCGCGGGCGAGCATCTCGGAAGCCTGCTTCGAGGCGGGCGCGATAATCATCTCGGTCTTCTTGTCGACCTCGCGGCCCTCGAGCATCTTCGCGGCCGGGAGGATGTCCTCGTAGGCGCCGTTGGTACAGGAGCCGATCATCACCTGCTCGACCGACCGGCCGGCCGCCTCGCGGACGGGCACGACGTTGTCGGGCATCGACGGCTCCGCGATCATGGGCTCGATCTCCGAGAGGTCGACGACGATCTCGTCGGCGTACTCGGCGTCCTCGTCGGGTGAGAGCTCGACCATGTCCTCGGGCCGACCGACCTCTTCGAGCCACTCCTTCGTGTTCTCGTCGGTCGGGAAGATCGAGGAGGTGGCGCCGAGCTCGGTCCCCATGTTGGTGATGGTGGTCCGCTCCGGAACGGAGAGCGTCTCCACGCCCGGACCGGTGTACTCGAACACCTTGCCGACGCCGCCCTTGACGCTCAGGCGCCGCAGCAGCTCGAGGATCACGTCCTTCGCGGTGGCCCACTCGCCGAGCTCACCCTCGAGTCGGATGTTGACAACCTCGGGCATGTCGACGTAGTAGGCGCCGCCGCCCATCGCGACGGTGATGTCGAGCCCACCCGCACCGATCGCCAGCTGGCCGAGGCCGCCGGGCGTCGGCGTGTGGGAGTCCGAACCCAGCAGCGTCTTGCCGGGCGCGGCGAAGTTCTCCTTGTGGACGTTGTGACAGATCCCGTTGCCCGGCCGGGAGAAGTGGGCGCCGTAGGTGCCCGCCGCCGAGCGCAGGAAGCGGTGGTCGTCCGTGTTCTTGAAGTCGAACTGGTACGTCTGGTGGTCGCAGTACTGTGCGGCGAGTTCGGTCTGGACTTCGTCGAGGCCCAGCGCCTCGAACTGCAGCCACACCATCGTCCCGGTGGTGTCCTGGGTCAGCACCTGATCGATCTCGATCCCGATCTCCTCACCGGGAGTCAGCTCGCCCTCGACGAGGTGGTCGTCGAGAATCTTCTCTGTGATCGTCTTTCCCATATCGTTTCGAGATGGGCTCGGAGCAGTGATAAATCCGGCGAGAACCGGCAGGCGTTCCGAGGGGTTCGTCCCCGGGCGCGAGAGCCCGTCACGACGCCTTCGGCAGGGTTTTGCCGCGGACCCTCACATAGCGAACCATGTTCCGCTCCGGAGCCGAGGTCGCCGCCGCCGTCGACGGCGCCGACGACGACGTAGTCCAGCCCAACGGCGTTGATCTCACGCTCGACGCAGTGTTCGAACAGACCAGCCCCGGCTACGTGGGCCGGGACGGCAAGTCGGTCGGCGAGCGCAGCGAGATCGCCCCCCACGGTGACGATCCGCCGATCTACCGGCTCGAACCGGGCGACTACGTCGTCCGCTACGGCGAACGGCTGGCGGTGCCCGAGGACAGCGTCGGCTTCGTGCTCCCGCGCTCGACGCTGCTGCGCAACACCTGCTCGCTGGATACGGCGGTCTGGGACGCGGGCTACGAAGGACGGGGCGAGGGGCTGCTGCAGGTCGGGCGCGCCATCGAGATCGAGCAGGGCGCGCGGATCGGCCAGTTCGTGCTGGCCGATGCTGAGCACGAGGGGACGTACGACGGCGAGTATCAGGGGGAGAACTGAGGCGGGGGCTCTAGTTCGTCTGCCAGAGAACGGGGCTGAGAGGGATTCGAACCACGGTCACTCTCGTTCGCTCGCGCTGCTCGCTCACCTCCCGTTCCCTGCTTCGAATCCCCCTCAGCGATGCTTCTCACGGTTCACTTCGTTCACCGGAGAAGCGGGCTGAGAGGGATTCGAACCCCCGACCGTCTGGTTAAAAGCCAGACGCTCTGCCAAGCTGAGCTATCAGCCCTCACTCCAACCCAGAACGAGGACTGGGTAAGCGTTTACGGTTCCCCGGGAAGCTAAACCCTCTCCCGCCAACCCCCCGGGCATGGAGATCCGCACGTTCACCGAACGCCTGCTCGAGTTCCCCACCGTCGACGGCGGGGAGGCCGAGGCCGCGGCGTGGACCCGGGAGCGACTCGACGAACTCGGCTTCGAGACGT
It encodes the following:
- a CDS encoding aconitate hydratase, coding for MGKTITEKILDDHLVEGELTPGEEIGIEIDQVLTQDTTGTMVWLQFEALGLDEVQTELAAQYCDHQTYQFDFKNTDDHRFLRSAAGTYGAHFSRPGNGICHNVHKENFAAPGKTLLGSDSHTPTPGGLGQLAIGAGGLDITVAMGGGAYYVDMPEVVNIRLEGELGEWATAKDVILELLRRLSVKGGVGKVFEYTGPGVETLSVPERTTITNMGTELGATSSIFPTDENTKEWLEEVGRPEDMVELSPDEDAEYADEIVVDLSEIEPMIAEPSMPDNVVPVREAAGRSVEQVMIGSCTNGAYEDILPAAKMLEGREVDKKTEMIIAPASKQASEMLAREGWTAELMAAGVNFSEATCGACIGIGHVPGSDTVSLRTFNRNFEGRSGIEDDSVYLCSPEVATAAAIKGEIVDPRDLADELGDLEDPGFELGRGYDRDDADLISPDEAVDDELVKGPNIGDVPLKDALESNLEGEVLLRMGDNITTDHIIPATSDILKFRSNVPKLSEFTLSRVDESFAQRALDADGGFLVAGENYGQGSSREHAALCPMYLGVEGVLAQSFARIHKANLFNFGLVPLTIDEDDYERIEQGDNVQIVDDVGDGVRAGQEEFTFRVNDEWEATAYLDASEREREILAAGGKLSWTKQQAEGGSGAAPADD
- a CDS encoding deoxyuridine 5'-triphosphate nucleotidohydrolase; the encoded protein is MFRSGAEVAAAVDGADDDVVQPNGVDLTLDAVFEQTSPGYVGRDGKSVGERSEIAPHGDDPPIYRLEPGDYVVRYGERLAVPEDSVGFVLPRSTLLRNTCSLDTAVWDAGYEGRGEGLLQVGRAIEIEQGARIGQFVLADAEHEGTYDGEYQGEN